ACATTGCGAAAGCCATTGGGGCAGGGGCGAGTTCTGTGATGATCGGTAGTTTGCTCGCTGGGACGGACGAGAGCCCTGGGGATACTATTATCTATCAAGGCAGAACATATAAGATTCACCGCGGAATGGGATCATTAGGGGCATTGCGAAAACGAAGTGCCCAACGTTCAGAGGAGAGTAACGAAGATATTTCTAAACTGGTCCCGCGTGGGATTGAAGGACGTGTCCCACATAAAGGGAAACTCAGTAGTTTTGTTTATCAGTTGGTCGGTGGCATCCGATCGGCAATGGGTTATTGTGGTGTTTCGGACATTGAGGCGTTACGTCGGGATAGCCAGTTTGTACGGATGTCCAGTAGTGGCTACCGCGAAAGCCACCCCCACGATATCGATATAACCGAGGAAGCACCGAACTATACAGTCGCGAATCTTTCTCCGTAGCTATTATTTACCTGCCCTTTCCCTTTTGAACCCCATAGGGGAGGACAGTCCAGGAGGCAATAATTAAAATATGAAAGTTAACGAAGAAATGTCGTTTTGGGATAGACTCTATATCCCCGCGTTGATTAAGGGAATGTTTACGACCCTGAAACATATCCCGAAAAAGAAATTGACGTATCAATACCCTGAAGACCCTCGAAGTGTGGATGAACGTAACGATAGGTACCGCGGCATTCACAAACTGACGGTGACAGAAAAAGACGAGATCAAATGCGTAGCATGTTTCTTGTGCGCGACTGCCTGTCCTGCGGATTGCATCACAATTCAAGCAGCACCTGCTCCAGAAGGTTGGGAGACCCGGGAAGGCTATCAGCGCGAAAAATATCCGGATGTCTTTGAAATCAATATGCTTCGTTGCATATTTTGTGGGTATTGCGTCGAGGCTTGCCCTGAAGATGCGATCCGGATGACAGGGTTAACGCTCCCGCAATACTTCCGTGAACGTCAAAAAGAGGGAGAAAGTCTTGGAAGTTCCCGCAGTGACTTCATCTTTGATCGGGACATGCTCGTCGCAAACAACGACATCCCCCAAGAAGGGCTGAGTGTTGAAGCGAAGTAGGTTTTTTAACGATCAGGTTTCGTCCTGCGCTCCTTGTGCAGGTTTCCTATAAAGGAACCTGCGGGACAATGTTGCGCGCAGGTTTTCGGTGAATGCACGGCTGAAATAAGGATCTGTATGGTTTTTAAGAGGTGCTTTGTAGGTTTCATAGCATCAAAAACGGTAGCCTGCAACAACGGCGCAGGCGGATTTAAGGAATGCCCGCGAAAGTCTTAACGCACGCAGTTTCTCCGCAAGGTATCATTAAAAACGCTCCCTTCCCGAATAAGAAGTACAGCATCATATACGCCGATCCGCCGTGGGATTACAAGGGGCAACTCCAACACACAGGAAGTGGTGGCAAGGAAACGGGCGGCGCGATTCGACATTATCCGACTGTCCCGGTGTCAGAAATGAGGACATGGGATGTTGCCTCCATTAGTGAAGAGAATTGTTTGCTTTTTATGTGGAGTTCTTCTCCACATCTGGATCAGGCGATTCAGCTCGGCAAAGCTTGGGGTTTTCGATGGGCAACGGTCGCTTTTATCTGGGATAAGCAACGCCCGAACCCGGGGTCCTATACCCTGAGTCAATGTGAGTTATGCCTTGTTTTCAGGCGTGGTAACATCCCGCAGCCGCGAGGGGCAAGAAATATGAGGCAACTCGTCCAAGTTAAACGGACACGCCACTCTGAAAAACCCGATGCCGTGCGTGAACGCATCGAGAAAATGTTTCCACAGCAGTGTAAAATTGAACTCTTCGCTCGAAAGCGGCACCAAGGCTGGGACGCATGGGGACTCGAAATTCACTAACCTCAGGAAAATCTGCTGTACCTTTAGCGCATTCGTTGAGCCGAGAAGGCGGGAGTAGAAATATTAATTTTTTAGTTATTAACGGACCGGGCATGACGGTTTGGAGTTAACAGTGAACTGTTGTGTTTTCATCGGTCATTCACACATTTATTTGCCTAAATTTATTTGAAAGGCATACAATCGAATCGACCCAATGCAAGGATTATCGCTTAATTTTCGTTCGGAAACGCTTTTCGCGTTAACTGATAAAATCAAATCCAGTATTGAGGGACGGATGAGTTGGGGAGATACCTTTGGCTTAGGACTTGGTGTAAAGTCGGATAAACATCTGATTGTTTGGACACCAAAAGAGAGTTCAGAGGGCGACATTCTACCCGGTTTTGACTCAGAAGATGGCGAACTTACGGTAAAGATGCGACCGCGTCCAGGGGCATGGGTTTCCTGGATTGACGAGGCGAAGGTCACGGCCGAGACACAGGACGACTATGACCGGGTCCATAGAAGCATACACGAATTGGAGCGGAACGCGCGCCAAATCACAGATTTCGCCGATGGTATTGTCGCGGACATCACTATTCAAAACTTGGGAAAATCCCTAACGCTTTCCGAACTCGCTCAGGATGTTTTGAAAGCACGCTTGACAATACCCAGTACCATCAAAACGGGTGGATATCTGCTCGCAAACGTTGATGATACTGAGACTGGGGGGATGCCCCCGGCGACTGTTATTGTTCCAGAGCAAACCCACATTCATCGCGTTCATCTCAATGAAGATGTTCTTTTTGACAGAATACTCGCACAAGACGACAATCTGCTTCTTGTCGTCATCAGAACCCATATTAAGCAGTACCCTGACCTGATTGATTTGGGGTACGGTTTAACACTTCATACTCGACTGTCTAATGTATTCGATGATCACGAGGCAGAGACATCGGAGACAAGTAAAGAAGAGTTTGATCCCATTCAAGTGCTTGCCACAGCGGCGATTTATGATCCTCTTGAACCAGAGACGCTGCGGTTAGTGCCTATTGCATTCAACGCACCTGCTGAGGAAATTGAGACCGCAATTAGCGAGAGTTCGAAAAAAATCGAAACGTACACGGTGAAAGCCAATCAGAACGCCTACCAACTCATGGCGCAATTTCAACAGGGTGTAGAAACCCGTTTGAGAGCCCTTGTCCTTGGACCTGGACAGCGCGTCCATAATAAGGTATGGGACGATCTGGTGATCCGTGAGTTACGGAATACTATGCTCGCTTTCGTCGAATTCTATGCGGAATATCTCACTGAACATTTTGAGGCATCCGTCGCAGCGGCGAAAACCGAAGTTCTCAAAGAGAATATTGACCCTATGATAGAATTTTGGCAGCTGCAGGATAATCAACAGTTAACCCTGAATCACCTTATTCAATCCTCCTACAAACTGGCGAATCAGGTGCTGGATCGGGCGGCTGGATTGTTTCATGATCTGGTGTTTGAACAGGACTTTATTGAAGTCGAGCTTGTTAAGCCGGTGGAACTCTCTATTTTTGAGAATAACGAACTCTTAAACGAGATTTACTTGCCGCAATGGACGCGTGGAACGGTGCGTGAGAAGATGGCAGGTATGAACCTTCGCTCGAGTTTACATGCGGCTCAAGTCGAACGGTTGACAACTATTTGGTTGGAATTGCTGGAACTTGCGAACTTCGTGAGTCAGCACAAGCAGGATTTTGAAGCCGTTATTCAACCCTTAGTCAACCTCCTATTAGCGGCGAAAGCAGGGAAATCAACACACCGCCGAAATCAGCAGGCACAGCCTCGAGGCGGAGCTACTAATTTTGCTGGTTTTGAAATCCCTGATAAAACTGTCGATCAGCTGCTGGATCATGTAAAACTGCATTTACCCACGATAAAGCAATGGTTGCAGAATATGCCTTCAGCAGTAGATGCGCAACAGCATTACGCAACTTTGTGGGCGTTGGTGCTTGATGGGCAGCTACGTGAACGACTTCTTGCCGATATTCAACCTACTTGTGATATTAATCTGAGTGTGCCGGACCAGACCAAACGGTTAATCAACCTCATGCTCGAAAGTGCTCTTATTATTCAGGCGGAGAAGGACCGCAAGTCAATAGAGCGTAACCTGAACCGGGCGATTATCTCAAAGACCGGACACGAATTGGCGAATGTCACAACCGCGGCGATGCTTGCTATCCATGGGGATACCCTACTCGCAACGCTTTACGAGGAATTGCTGGGGTATCATGACACGCTGGCAAAACGGGCAGGTCGGCTCGCAAATGCCCCGCAAAAGGGGAAGAAGCGGAAGCGCGGTCAAGCACGAAATAACGGTACCGCGAACGCCGCAGCGATTGAAGCGGAGCAGCAAAAAGTTGCAGAACTCATGGCTTTCCTCAAACCTTACCGCCAAGAAGAGGTTATCGCCACTTTAGCGACAGCCGGTATTGATCCGCGCGCCATTAACCTCGAAGAGATCCGGAAACAGCAGGTACTCAGTTTTGATGTCAGCGATTTACCTGCGATAGACGAAACATGGCTCGGGGACAGTAAGAGCGTTGAAGATTATCCAAATTTGCGGATGTTCCTCCTGCAAAATCAACTTCCGGTATCTACGACTGGCAGATTGCTTATGGAATTGCGGCAGCAATTTCCAGATGAACTGTTCAATCACGTGTTAGGACTCATCCAAGAGGTTAAAGCGCTCCAAAGCAATGATTTTAAAGGCGATCTCCTCAATCAGTTTGTCACCTATATCTCTGAAAAGGTGTGGCGATGGGAGTTAACACAGATTACGGAATCTGAACTTCCGCTTCTGCTAAAGGAGAAGGTGCTTGCCTCAGCAATCTGCTATGAAAAAGAGGTGGATACTTTGCTCGAATACGTTGAGCGTTACGATGAACTGGTATCTACGAAGTTAACAGCGGGTTCAGAAATGGACAATCATCGTCAATATATTGAGGGACAATTTCAGGCGATCGTTGAAACCCTTTTATGGTAAAATAGTTATGAGTTGTCAGTTAAAGTCTGAACTATGATTAATGTGCCAGCGATATAAGAAGGCGGATTTACCATGATGAGTGGTGAATCGCATGAATCACAAAAATCCTGGTCAAGAATCATGGTGAATCACATAAATCACAAAAATTCTGGTCAAAAATGAAAGTAGCTTTATTGGGCAACAGTCAGTCAGCCGTCTCAACTGCCTGGGGCTTGTGTCAATCGGAGGCGGCGCGTGAAGTTGTCTTTGTGTCGGATGCTGCGTCGAACACGAATAGGTTTGTTCATCCAAAAGAGGGTACACCCGGAAACCTTCGAGATCTCATAGAAGCAAACGCTTTAAGTCCAAGTGACACAGCGGTTTCCGCTTTCGATTCCTTAGAAGGGTTGACGAACGCAGACGTAGTTGTGCTGTTGCCCCCGGTGGGGCAATCCGGTTTTCGGTCGCCGCAAGCCTCAAAGACGACAGGTATCGCGCTTGCTCGGAGGTTTGTAACCGGAATCCAACAGTATGCCTCGGATGCAAAGATTCTGGTAGCAATATCCCCCACGAATTACATCTCTACATGGATACATCAGACGCTTGATGGAGGACAGATTATCGGACTCGGAAATGGGGCGGCTACAGCGCATTTAGCCTCTGAAATTGCGAAACGTGTTAATGTGTCCGTAAAAGACGTGGCGGCTCTGGCGATCGGAAGTGACCAAGAGACGTATCCACTGCCACAATACTGCCGGGTGAACGGTATTCCACTGGCACAACTGATGTCCGAAACTGACATTGAGAGTCTTTGCGAAGCCGTTGCACAGCGGTGCCCGTATACCATAAGTGGCGAATGGACATTGGTCAGTCATATTTTACAGGTTGTTTCGGCGATTGCGCTTGATAAGAGACGCGTGATGAGTGTCGGTACACGTATTTCAGCAGGGACAACGTCGGTTTACCTGAATGTTCCCGCACAGGTCGGGGACGGTGGTGTTGCTGCTATTGTCCCACTTGAGTTGACTGAGCAACAACGCGATCAGTTTAAGAGATTAGTCGCGCAGAGTGCTGAAGACCAAGTCCTATAAAAATTTCATTCATGGAACTACTATCAGCGGTCGGAAAGGAGACTCTGGTTTATCAGAAAACCTCTTTACTGACAACTGACAACCGACACCCATTAAAAGATGAGAGAAATATACCAAAAAATTCCAGAACTAATTGAGTCCTCCCAAGTCGGGGCATACTGCACTGTTGTAGAGACGAAAGGCTCGACCCCACAAAAGCCCGGCTCGAAGCTTTTGATTCTCCCGGATTTACGGAACATTGGGACGCTCGGTGGGGGGTGTGTTGAAGCCGAAGCGCGGCGACAGGCGATCGGATTGATGCAGGACGGTCTGCCGCGACTACTTGAGTTTCAGTTGGATAGCGATTACGGTTGGGATGATGGACTCATCTGCGGCGGGAATATGAAAATCTTTATCGATCTGCCGAAAACACCCGCCGAAGCCGAGATGTTTGAGAGGCTCCAAGCGTTGAACGCTGAAAAAATTCCACTCGTCTGTGCGACGATTGTTGCGACTGAAAAACAGGGCGTTGATGTCGGCATGAAGATGATCTTCGCGAACACGGGGGAGCATATCGGCACGTTGGGCGATCCGGCTTTGGAGGCGGCAGTGGAAGCAGAGACTGCGAAGGTGCTTCAGCGGAACAGTGCCGGCTTGTTTCAGGAGAACGAAACGGCTTCAGTCTTCTTAGAGCCGTTACAACCGAGACCCACGTTGCTGATTGCAGGCGCAGGACATGTCGGTCAGGCACTCTGTCATCTCGGGAACTGGTTGGATTTTGACATCGCGATTGTTGACGACCGTGCCGACTTTGCTTCCGCTGAACGGTTGCCGGAGGCGGACGAAATTATCATCGGCGATATCGCAGCGGAACTCCGAAGATATCCGATCACCCCGTTGACATATGTCGTGATTGTCACACGTGGGCATCAGCACGATGAATCCGCACTCCACAGTGTCGTTGAATCGGATGCCGGTTACATCGGCTTAATCGGCAGTCGTCGTAAGATTAAACTGATATTTGACGATCTGCTGGAGGCGGGGATTTCCGAGGAGAGGCTCCAGCGGGTTTACGCACCCATTGGGCTGGATATTAACTCAAAGACCGTACCGGAAATCGCAGTCAGTATCGCATCGCAACTCATTCAGATCCGTAACGCCGCTGATACCATTGGCACCTTTGACGCCCAACCGGCACGAATGCCTACCGTTAAAATAGCGGGGTGACAAAAAATGAAGAAGATTGAGATAACAGAGGGCAAAGTCTATACGCTTTCGGAAGTGATAGATTTTGTAAAACAGACGTTGGACCGCGTTGGTGAAAAGTCTACCCGGGACCCACTGCGATATTCGTCTGTCGATGTTTATTGGTTACTCTGTGATATGCTTCGGTATGTGAACAGGAATATCTCCGGTGAGTTTATTCTCAAGCAGACTGAGAAGGATACTTACCGAGTGGCATATACGACTGAGGATTCTGCGAAGCAGAGATCGGATAAGAAACTCAAGGCGGAGATAAACCGAACCGCAAAATATCTGAAAAAACTGACCGGCAGAAAGCCATCATGGGGTGACAGAGAGTAAGCGTAATAGGCACACGCCGCGGGTTCTCCTTAACCAATCCATCCACAATCATTTCCCACTAAACTCTCAGGACGTTTATTTCCCTCACATAAGACTTTATCCGTTACAGATCCGAAGGAATTATCGCTATTAATCCATCTGAAGAAATAAATTAAAGGGGAACATTTCATGAACCACGAACCTAAAGTAACAGTTGAAGATATTGAGGTGTCCGTGGATGCGTTGGATGTCCAGAAAGCGGCAAACATCTTTGAGGAACACGGGTGTCTTGTCGTGCGCGGGCTGATGGCACCTTATATTGAGGCGATCCATCAGGACATTGAGGCTGCCGCGTCGGAGTCCATATCCCTGCTTGACGAGGCAGAACGGATCGTTGAAGGATGGCGCACACCGAACGGCACACTCTTCCTGCCCGCACCAGAAGGCTACGAACGCGACAAACAAATTATGGTCCTATCAATAGGCTATCAGACGAGTGCGGCATTTTTCCAATCCGCGCTCGATGAAACGACAGTCAATATCGTGGAGGCGATCTTGGGACCGAATGTGGAGATCTTTGGTAACGGACAGTGCCTCTATAAAGAACCGGTTGGCGGGCACCCGAAGCACCTCCATCAGGATTCTGCCTATTTTGAACACCGTTATCAGGGACCCGTCGGCATTCTGAACTACGTTGTGGACACGGACTTGATAAATGGGGCGTTACACGTCGTGCCGGGTTCACACAAACTCGGACAACTCAAACATATCGACACGTTCTCACACCTCGGTCTGGCGGAAGATGAGTGGCCCTGGGAGAGCGCACTCCCGGTTATTGGCAAAGCCGGTGATTCGATCTTCTTCAATGTCAAGACAGTACACGGGTCCAAACAGAATATGTCGGATAAACCGCGTCCGATTTTCATCAACCGCTACCGCCGAACAGATGACTATGTGATTATTGGTGGGACAACCACGGCGAACCGGGCAGAGGCAGAGAAACGGGCTGCCGCCGCTGAGGAAGCGAAGAAATCTAATAGTGATCGAGGTTTGATGTTGCGTGGGTTCCGGCCCTTTGATTCATAGAGGGGTAGAATAGGTATCATTCTATCTGTCACTATAATTGATACAGCATCAGATAGATAATCACGCCTGTTACCGAGACGTATAACCAGATCGGAAAGGTTATCTTTGCGATACGACGGTGTTTCTCAAACCGCTCACGCCACGCCAAGTAGAGGGTCCGCAACGCCAACGGCACGATCACGAACGCCAAAATAATGTGCGAAATCAGGATGGTGAAGTAGACCGGGCGAATCCACCCCTGCTTTGTAAACGGCTTTGACCCGGCGTGGTAGTGGTAGATAACATAGCAGACCAGAAAAAGCACGGACACGCCGAAAGCCGCGAGCATACAGTTTTTATGTGCCGTGATTTTTCGTTGTCGGATTTGCACATACCCGATCGTCAACAGGATGCCACTTATTGTGTTCAGCGTTGCATTGACCGTTGGCAGATCTGAAATCTCAATCATTTTTTAATTATTCCTTGCGGTTCGGTCAGGGGGGTTGGATAAATAACGTTCCTTTCCGTATACTCGCCTGCGTGTTTTTGCGAACGCTGAAATCCAATGCGAAGAAAGTCTTTGCTTGGTGTCTTTGCTTGGGCGTTTCTGCGTATTTCTGCGTATTTCTGCGTATTTCTGCGTATTGTTGCAGGCTACCGGTTTGGAGTTAGCAAAACCTCTTAACTGAAAGCTGAGAACTCTTTTTTACCTTCTACCGGGGCCACCGATAGGCTTGTGCTCCCTTAGCGTTCTCTAATGCAAATGCCCACCGTTGACACCACGTCTCATATTGCGTGTTACCGGCTTCCGGTCGCAGACGACTCCGCATCAAAAACGCCGGATAGAAGGGTCTCCCGGTCGGTTGATAGACATCGTGATAGCGGAGATCGAAACTCCATCGAATGCTCTGCGATTCGTTCGGTTTCGCGCTGTGGAGCGTGTAGTTGTGGAACAGAATAACACCGCCCGCCCGGATCGGCAACGGTTTCGGTGTGAGGTTATCGGGTTGATGTTCCGATGGAACCGCCAATCCTGCTGAACTCCAGTCGTGCTTGAAGAGTCCCATCTTATGGCTACCCGGTAGCACCTGTAGGCATCCGTTTTCCAACGTCGCATCCACGATCGGAACCCAGACGGTTAGCATGAAGTAAGGATCGGTATCGGGCCAGCACACGCCTGCGTCCTGGTGCCAAGGTGTCGGTTCCCGCTGTGAACTCCGTTTCGGTAGAACGGCGCGAATGTGTTGAATCGGATTGCAGATGATCTCGGAACCCACGAAAGACTCGGCGATGTCGAGGATTTTCGGGTTCTTGAGGAAGTTAAACGTCGCTTCGCCGCGCGCCTGCATAATGTCCAGATTCGCCGTTATCTCTGGTGCCTCCTTTGAGAGATGGAGCAACCGTTCTGTGAAAGATTTATCGGCGTACGTATCTGTAACTTTCCCTTCGGCGTGCAACTTCTCGGCGCGTTCCGCTATAATCCCCTTATATTCGTCAATGACGGGACCCAGGTCGTTCT
This Candidatus Poribacteria bacterium DNA region includes the following protein-coding sequences:
- a CDS encoding NADH-quinone oxidoreductase subunit I: MKVNEEMSFWDRLYIPALIKGMFTTLKHIPKKKLTYQYPEDPRSVDERNDRYRGIHKLTVTEKDEIKCVACFLCATACPADCITIQAAPAPEGWETREGYQREKYPDVFEINMLRCIFCGYCVEACPEDAIRMTGLTLPQYFRERQKEGESLGSSRSDFIFDRDMLVANNDIPQEGLSVEAK
- a CDS encoding transcriptional regulator is translated as MPAKVLTHAVSPQGIIKNAPFPNKKYSIIYADPPWDYKGQLQHTGSGGKETGGAIRHYPTVPVSEMRTWDVASISEENCLLFMWSSSPHLDQAIQLGKAWGFRWATVAFIWDKQRPNPGSYTLSQCELCLVFRRGNIPQPRGARNMRQLVQVKRTRHSEKPDAVRERIEKMFPQQCKIELFARKRHQGWDAWGLEIH
- a CDS encoding XdhC family protein — translated: MREIYQKIPELIESSQVGAYCTVVETKGSTPQKPGSKLLILPDLRNIGTLGGGCVEAEARRQAIGLMQDGLPRLLEFQLDSDYGWDDGLICGGNMKIFIDLPKTPAEAEMFERLQALNAEKIPLVCATIVATEKQGVDVGMKMIFANTGEHIGTLGDPALEAAVEAETAKVLQRNSAGLFQENETASVFLEPLQPRPTLLIAGAGHVGQALCHLGNWLDFDIAIVDDRADFASAERLPEADEIIIGDIAAELRRYPITPLTYVVIVTRGHQHDESALHSVVESDAGYIGLIGSRRKIKLIFDDLLEAGISEERLQRVYAPIGLDINSKTVPEIAVSIASQLIQIRNAADTIGTFDAQPARMPTVKIAG
- a CDS encoding phytanoyl-CoA dioxygenase family protein, which gives rise to MNHEPKVTVEDIEVSVDALDVQKAANIFEEHGCLVVRGLMAPYIEAIHQDIEAAASESISLLDEAERIVEGWRTPNGTLFLPAPEGYERDKQIMVLSIGYQTSAAFFQSALDETTVNIVEAILGPNVEIFGNGQCLYKEPVGGHPKHLHQDSAYFEHRYQGPVGILNYVVDTDLINGALHVVPGSHKLGQLKHIDTFSHLGLAEDEWPWESALPVIGKAGDSIFFNVKTVHGSKQNMSDKPRPIFINRYRRTDDYVIIGGTTTANRAEAEKRAAAAEEAKKSNSDRGLMLRGFRPFDS
- a CDS encoding DUF420 domain-containing protein; translated protein: MEISDLPTVNATLNTISGILLTIGYVQIRQRKITAHKNCMLAAFGVSVLFLVCYVIYHYHAGSKPFTKQGWIRPVYFTILISHIILAFVIVPLALRTLYLAWRERFEKHRRIAKITFPIWLYVSVTGVIIYLMLYQL
- a CDS encoding phytanoyl-CoA dioxygenase family protein encodes the protein MRLTESQVSFFHDNGYLLLEDALDENDLGPVIDEYKGIIAERAEKLHAEGKVTDTYADKSFTERLLHLSKEAPEITANLDIMQARGEATFNFLKNPKILDIAESFVGSEIICNPIQHIRAVLPKRSSQREPTPWHQDAGVCWPDTDPYFMLTVWVPIVDATLENGCLQVLPGSHKMGLFKHDWSSAGLAVPSEHQPDNLTPKPLPIRAGGVILFHNYTLHSAKPNESQSIRWSFDLRYHDVYQPTGRPFYPAFLMRSRLRPEAGNTQYETWCQRWAFALENAKGAQAYRWPR